In a single window of the Papaver somniferum cultivar HN1 chromosome 8, ASM357369v1, whole genome shotgun sequence genome:
- the LOC113305556 gene encoding uncharacterized protein LOC113305556, which translates to MGKTTLYKYLKRFVRNIVALYKSTYLRKPIQDDIDRLLAENEARGFPGMLGSVDCMHWTWKNYPSCWAGHYASYKGIPTIMLEGVASYDLWFWHAYFGPPGSNNDLNVLNSSPLFDDIFNVTAPEVHFRVDGVRYDIGYYLADVIYRKLSTIFKLINNQPPRHKDVLLRCKKRLEKMLSVHLAFYKQSGI; encoded by the coding sequence ATGGGTAAAACAACCTTATACAAATACTTGAAGAGGTTTGTTAGAAACATAGTTGCACTTTATAAGAGTACTTACTTACGAAAGCCTATACAAGATGATATTGATCGGTTATTGGCGGAGAATGAAGCAAGGGGTTTTCCGGGGATGCTTGGGAGtgtagattgcatgcattggactTGGAAGAATTATCCTTCGTGTTGGGCGGGACATTACGCATCTTATAAAGGTATACCGACAATTATGTTAGAGGGGGTTGCTTCGTATGatttatggttttggcatgcgtaTTTTGGGCCGCCCGGTTCAAACAATGATCTTAATGTGCTAAATTCTTCTCCGTTGTTCGATGATATATTTAACGTAACTGCCCCAGAAGTTCATTTTCGAGTAGATGGAGTAAGATATGACATAGGATATTACCTGGCGGATGTAATCTACCGAAAATTATCAACTATTTTCAAGCTTATAAACAACCAACCTCCAAGGCACAAAGATGTTTTACTAAGATGCAAGAAGCGGCTCGAAAAGATGTTGAGCGTGCATTTGGCGTTTTACAAGCAAAGTGGAATATAG